The DNA sequence ACGTAGTCGGTGTTGCGGTACCCGCCCGGCGACATCAGCAGGGCGTTGACCTGGTGCGTCGGCAGGATGAAGGAATTCGCGGCGCAGACCGCGGCCATGAGCACCAGGGGGCGCGGGTCAAGGCCGCCGATTTCGGCCATGCCGATGACGAGGGGGGCCAGGACCACGATGGCGCCCACGTTGGACATGAAGAGCGAAAAGGCCGTCGACAGGATCCCGACGGCCAGAAACACCAGGGCGGGGTGCCGGTCCGCCGCCACGGCCATGATCTGCTCCGCCAGGAACCGGGCGGACCCGGTCTTCTGCATGGCGACGCCCAGGGGGATGAGGCCTGCCAGCAGGAAAACCACCTTCCACTCGATCGCGCGGTACGCCTCCTGGATGTCCAGGACCCGGGCCAGGATCATCGCCGCGGCGCCGGAGAAGAAAGCCATGGATATGGGGCGACCCGCGAGCGCGAGCGCGATCGCGAGCGCGAAACAGGCCAGGGCGGCCGGGGTCCGGGCCCGGTCCTTCCTCTCGGCTTCGAACGGCGTCGCCACGACGAAGTCGAGCCCCTCCCCGAGGTCCCGGATCTTTTCCCACGGCCCGTAGACGATGAGGGTGTCCCCCGGGACGATCTCCCGGTCGGAAAGGTCGCCCCGCACCTCCTCCCCCCGGCTGAAGATCATGACCGGTTCCACCGCGTAACGTTTCCGGAGCGAGTACTGGCGGATGGTCCGGCCCGCGAGTTCCGAACGGGGCGGCACGATGGCTTCGGCAAACCCGGCGTGGTCGGCGTCGAAAAGCCCGGAAAACCGGCCGGAAGGGCCGAGGAGCCTCAGCCCGAATTCGGCCGCGAACCGGTAGAGGTCCGCCTCCTCCCCCAGCAGGGCCAGGCGCTGCCCCCGGGCCAGGACCGTTTCCCTCCAGGGAGCGTAGACGACCTCGCGCCCCTCCGAAAGGCCGAGGATGTTGATGCCGTAGCGCTCCCATAGATTCAGCTCTTCCGGCGTCTTCCCCTCCAGGGGGCTTCCGGCCTCGACGGCGCACTGCCGCATCTTGTGCGGGAGGTGGAAGGCTTCGACCATCTTTTCCTGC is a window from the Acidobacteriota bacterium genome containing:
- a CDS encoding SLC13 family permease, producing MDSPIALVLAVLAATVALLVLDIVRIDVVAILCMLALGWTGVLEPAETFSGFSSNAVFAMMGVMIMGRGVAKTGAMDRFSRMILEKAGNGRTRILGILAVAVGAISGLVQNIGAVALFLPGILDISRRAKIPASSLIMPVGYAAILGGTLTMVGSGPLILTNDLLRSAGLEPYGLFSVTPVGVLLLASGIGYLLLFGRRVLPRAPGRENLKSEQEKMVEAFHLPHKMRQCAVEAGSPLEGKTPEELNLWERYGINILGLSEGREVVYAPWRETVLARGQRLALLGEEADLYRFAAEFGLRLLGPSGRFSGLFDADHAGFAEAIVPPRSELAGRTIRQYSLRKRYAVEPVMIFSRGEEVRGDLSDREIVPGDTLIVYGPWEKIRDLGEGLDFVVATPFEAERKDRARTPAALACFALAIALALAGRPISMAFFSGAAAMILARVLDIQEAYRAIEWKVVFLLAGLIPLGVAMQKTGSARFLAEQIMAVAADRHPALVFLAVGILSTAFSLFMSNVGAIVVLAPLVIGMAEIGGLDPRPLVLMAAVCAANSFILPTHQVNALLMSPGGYRNTDYVRAGSGMTLLFLAVAVTFFYFLM